From Phaeobacter sp. A36a-5a, the proteins below share one genomic window:
- a CDS encoding TRAP transporter large permease — protein MIWSISVGLLALLSLSIPVGIVLFLLGFGIDAFFSPFPLTKGLGNLVWSTSNNATLIAIPFFVLLGEVLVRSGIANRTYAALDRWVSWMPGGLVHANVATSTMFSAISGSSVATAATVATVAMPQAEKLGYDPKLFSGAIAAGGTLGIMIPPSINLIVYGFLTQSSIPQLFLAGLMPGLLLAVGFMLITVLICMIRPELGGVRRVFPISEMIRGLFQLIPIVILFGAIIGTIYMGWATPTEAAAVGVAGAVLIAAAFGGVSIKMISESIVGTIKITSMIMLVIIGASFLNFTLASAGLGAELQALLNGLGFSPLMTMLVIVCMYIVLGFFIETLSLMVVTIPIIVPLVAALGYDVIWFGIMMIVLVEMALISPPVGLNLYVVQGARKSGKLSDVMLGTIPFVFVMLLMVAALLAFPQIALYLPESIQR, from the coding sequence ATGATTTGGTCAATTTCAGTCGGCCTGCTGGCCCTGCTTTCGCTCTCAATCCCTGTTGGGATCGTGTTATTCCTCCTTGGTTTCGGAATCGACGCATTCTTCAGCCCTTTTCCGCTGACCAAAGGACTCGGAAACTTGGTCTGGTCGACATCAAACAATGCCACATTGATCGCCATTCCATTCTTTGTCTTGCTCGGTGAGGTCCTAGTCCGCAGCGGTATCGCCAACAGAACTTACGCCGCGCTGGACCGTTGGGTGTCTTGGATGCCAGGGGGGCTGGTCCACGCGAATGTGGCTACCTCGACGATGTTTTCGGCCATTTCGGGCTCGTCTGTCGCGACGGCCGCGACCGTCGCAACGGTCGCCATGCCACAGGCTGAAAAGCTCGGGTATGACCCAAAGCTCTTCTCAGGGGCCATCGCCGCTGGCGGTACACTTGGCATCATGATCCCGCCATCAATCAACCTTATCGTCTACGGTTTCCTGACGCAGTCATCTATCCCGCAACTTTTTCTCGCGGGTCTCATGCCAGGTCTTTTGCTTGCGGTGGGCTTCATGCTCATCACTGTGCTCATTTGTATGATCCGACCCGAATTGGGCGGTGTTCGACGGGTGTTCCCGATCTCTGAGATGATCCGCGGACTCTTTCAGCTCATCCCCATCGTCATCCTTTTCGGTGCTATCATCGGGACCATCTACATGGGGTGGGCCACTCCGACAGAGGCAGCGGCAGTTGGTGTTGCAGGCGCAGTGCTCATCGCAGCAGCCTTTGGTGGCGTTTCAATCAAGATGATCAGTGAGAGCATCGTTGGCACCATCAAGATCACCTCCATGATCATGCTGGTTATCATTGGGGCGTCTTTCCTGAACTTCACACTGGCCTCAGCCGGTCTGGGCGCGGAACTTCAGGCTCTGCTCAATGGGCTTGGGTTTTCACCATTGATGACCATGCTGGTGATTGTCTGCATGTACATTGTACTCGGATTTTTCATCGAGACCTTGTCGCTGATGGTTGTAACGATCCCGATCATCGTGCCCCTGGTCGCGGCGCTTGGGTACGATGTGATTTGGTTTGGGATAATGATGATCGTTCTGGTTGAGATGGCTCTTATCTCACCTCCGGTCGGCTTGAACCTCTATGTCGTGCAAGGCGCACGTAAGAGCGGGAAACTGAGCGACGTGATGCTGGGTACCATCCCGTTCGTCTTTGTGATGCTGCTTATGGTAGCGGCCTTACTCGCGTTCCCTCAGATCGCTCTCTACCTTCCGGAATCCATCCAGCGATAA
- a CDS encoding putative hydro-lyase, which produces MPISHAELVQKPLAEIRDVIRRDSYHSHTAGLGNGFLQANIAIMPSESALDFMRYCQRNPKPCPLTGVSDTGNPKMFTMGRDIDIRTDVPAYNIYRDGKLESTVGNIRDIWHNDLVAFALGCSFTFEHALNDAGIQLWHINNNKTVPMFRTSIETVPSGPFGGPMVVSMRAIPEDQLKTAISISKNYPLAHGAPVHWGDPAEIGIQDVNLPDWGDPAPVEAGFIPVFWACGVTPQAAIEQAKLPLCITHKPGHMLITDIPQDAENPILAPDNHQSN; this is translated from the coding sequence TTGCCAATCTCACATGCAGAACTTGTCCAAAAACCTCTAGCAGAAATTCGAGACGTTATTCGCCGCGACAGCTACCACTCTCACACAGCTGGGCTGGGTAACGGATTTCTTCAAGCCAACATCGCAATCATGCCCTCAGAGTCCGCCCTGGACTTCATGCGCTACTGCCAACGCAACCCCAAGCCATGTCCGTTGACCGGTGTCTCCGACACTGGGAATCCAAAGATGTTCACCATGGGCAGGGACATCGATATTCGTACTGATGTTCCGGCTTACAATATTTATCGTGACGGGAAGCTGGAAAGCACTGTCGGGAACATTCGAGACATCTGGCACAACGACTTGGTCGCATTTGCTCTGGGCTGCTCTTTCACATTCGAGCATGCACTCAATGATGCAGGCATTCAACTGTGGCACATTAATAATAACAAAACAGTGCCAATGTTCCGCACATCAATCGAAACCGTTCCATCGGGACCGTTTGGCGGTCCGATGGTCGTCAGCATGCGGGCAATTCCTGAAGATCAGCTAAAAACCGCAATCTCCATTTCTAAGAACTACCCCCTTGCGCATGGGGCACCAGTGCATTGGGGCGATCCTGCGGAAATCGGGATTCAAGACGTTAACCTCCCTGATTGGGGCGATCCAGCGCCAGTGGAAGCCGGGTTTATACCCGTTTTCTGGGCCTGCGGCGTTACTCCACAGGCAGCTATCGAGCAGGCCAAACTCCCTCTCTGCATCACACATAAGCCGGGTCATATGCTGATTACCGATATACCGCAGGATGCAGAGAATCCGATCTTAGCACCCGACAATCATCAATCAAACTAA
- a CDS encoding TRAP transporter substrate-binding protein: MRKFTAYLAATALLASPVIAEDLAVVGSWSGLPLHKQFEAPFWSETLPTASGGSINVSLTTHNQMNLGVGDVFRLLGDGVYDVAMTVGDYAVADAPELEGLDVPLLALTADEARAMVDAARPMVSDIYRDRFNSHVLAIAPYPPQVVFCNGDVNSLADLKGLKVRASGRMTAKFLEALGAEGVNVSFAEVPGALQKGVVDCAVTGAGSGYSSGWWEVSTNLLAIPLGGWDPVVTAINLDKWNSLSTETQELIQTQVSAEFEEPAWEVAQDALVNDIACLTGNGECPSGETRNMKLVEVSEEDFNNARETLVSEVLPAWAERAGADWAKRWNTSVGQVVGVSVAVE, encoded by the coding sequence ATGAGAAAATTCACTGCATATCTGGCGGCAACCGCATTGCTTGCATCGCCTGTAATCGCAGAAGATTTGGCTGTCGTCGGCAGTTGGTCCGGCTTGCCACTTCACAAACAATTTGAAGCACCTTTCTGGTCGGAAACCCTACCAACAGCTTCCGGTGGATCAATCAACGTTAGCCTGACCACGCACAACCAAATGAACCTTGGTGTTGGAGACGTTTTCCGTCTGCTCGGGGACGGCGTTTATGACGTTGCAATGACAGTTGGCGACTATGCAGTGGCCGATGCGCCAGAACTCGAAGGTCTGGATGTGCCGCTGCTTGCACTTACGGCCGACGAAGCCCGCGCGATGGTCGATGCTGCACGTCCGATGGTTAGCGACATCTATCGGGACCGCTTCAACAGTCACGTTCTGGCGATCGCGCCCTACCCACCACAGGTCGTATTCTGCAATGGTGACGTGAACTCTCTTGCTGACCTCAAAGGCCTAAAGGTCCGTGCCTCTGGGCGTATGACCGCCAAGTTCCTCGAAGCCCTTGGAGCTGAGGGTGTCAACGTCAGCTTTGCCGAAGTACCTGGTGCTCTCCAGAAAGGGGTGGTCGATTGCGCCGTAACTGGTGCCGGATCTGGCTACAGCTCTGGGTGGTGGGAAGTATCTACCAATCTTTTGGCCATCCCCTTGGGTGGTTGGGATCCGGTGGTCACCGCCATCAATCTGGACAAATGGAATTCTCTAAGCACCGAAACTCAGGAATTGATCCAAACCCAGGTGTCAGCCGAATTTGAGGAGCCTGCATGGGAAGTCGCTCAAGACGCGCTGGTCAATGACATCGCCTGCTTGACAGGGAATGGCGAGTGCCCATCTGGCGAAACGCGTAACATGAAGCTTGTCGAAGTTTCGGAAGAAGACTTCAACAACGCGAGGGAAACCCTGGTCAGCGAAGTTCTCCCGGCGTGGGCTGAACGCGCAGGTGCTGATTGGGCCAAGCGGTGGAACACTAGCGTCGGTCAAGTCGTCGGCGTGTCTGTTGCCGTAGAATAA
- a CDS encoding LysR family transcriptional regulator, whose translation MNTRLNLEQIRAFLTVVRLGGFSKAADELGLTQPAVTTRIKNLENTLGVELFERTSGGVLLTKRGDILARYAKQFEQLSELVQRDVMDPSGIEGHLRLGVSETIVQCWLPLFIEELHRMYPALEIEINVDISVNLRTMLLDREIDLAVLLGPISEYSVDNVELPEVDLAWYRAESDQSSNDQPSRYLEKPIFTYARNTRPFRELRSELLEHLGPNYSLFPSSSLSACFRLVESGLGVAALPRVLGQRFVSEGRICEFDPGWRPNPLKFSASFLGEPKSHLLETAAAIASATAQSFDDKKL comes from the coding sequence ATGAACACTCGTCTCAACTTAGAACAAATACGGGCATTTCTGACCGTCGTGCGCCTCGGTGGATTTAGCAAGGCAGCCGATGAGCTAGGCTTGACACAACCAGCCGTGACTACGCGGATCAAAAACCTAGAAAACACCTTGGGCGTGGAGTTGTTTGAAAGAACGAGTGGAGGCGTTCTTTTGACCAAGAGAGGGGATATTCTCGCCCGCTATGCAAAACAGTTCGAACAGCTTTCAGAGCTCGTGCAACGAGATGTTATGGATCCCTCAGGTATCGAGGGCCATCTTCGCCTAGGAGTTTCCGAAACTATCGTTCAATGCTGGTTACCGTTATTCATTGAAGAGCTTCATCGAATGTATCCTGCCCTCGAAATCGAGATCAACGTCGATATATCGGTCAACCTCCGTACAATGTTGCTTGATAGAGAGATCGACCTTGCCGTCTTACTAGGGCCAATTTCTGAGTACTCTGTCGACAACGTCGAGTTACCAGAAGTGGATCTTGCCTGGTACCGAGCCGAAAGTGACCAAAGCTCCAACGACCAACCGTCTCGATACCTAGAAAAGCCCATATTTACATATGCAAGAAATACGCGTCCTTTTCGGGAATTGCGCTCTGAACTTCTTGAACATTTGGGTCCAAACTACTCACTCTTCCCCTCCTCTTCGCTGTCAGCTTGCTTTCGCTTAGTTGAATCTGGCTTGGGCGTCGCTGCATTGCCGCGTGTCTTGGGGCAGCGCTTCGTATCTGAAGGGCGAATTTGCGAGTTCGATCCTGGGTGGCGCCCAAACCCCCTGAAATTCTCAGCGTCTTTCCTCGGTGAACCAAAGAGCCATCTACTAGAAACCGCAGCGGCCATCGCAAGCGCCACTGCACAAAGCTTCGACGATAAAAAACTTTAA
- a CDS encoding TRAP transporter small permease subunit, with the protein MPEKILATMKRLNRAVAMLIGVLLLTCVVFIIAEIMIRQLGGTLGGTDEISGYVMAVVTSWGMGFALLELSHIRIDILRGRVNALGRSLFDLFSLFVLSSTVTVIAIRSWPVVERSIINSSRANTPLETPLALVQLPWFAGWLWFAFIAWLTLVAAVMLVLRGEFEKSEAAVGIVGEEDAEIHT; encoded by the coding sequence ATGCCCGAGAAAATACTTGCGACGATGAAGCGGCTCAATCGAGCAGTAGCAATGCTGATTGGTGTTCTGCTCTTGACATGTGTCGTGTTCATCATCGCTGAAATCATGATCAGGCAGTTGGGAGGCACTCTCGGCGGAACTGATGAAATAAGTGGCTACGTCATGGCTGTTGTGACGTCCTGGGGTATGGGATTTGCCCTGCTCGAACTCAGTCACATTCGGATCGATATTCTCCGGGGGCGTGTCAACGCCCTCGGACGGTCCCTCTTCGACCTGTTCTCTCTGTTCGTCTTGTCGAGCACCGTCACCGTGATTGCCATCAGGTCCTGGCCTGTCGTTGAGCGGTCAATCATAAACAGTTCGCGCGCCAATACACCGCTGGAGACACCTCTGGCACTGGTTCAACTACCGTGGTTTGCGGGCTGGCTTTGGTTTGCGTTCATCGCATGGCTGACGTTGGTCGCCGCAGTCATGCTGGTGTTGCGCGGTGAATTTGAAAAATCCGAAGCTGCCGTCGGGATCGTCGGCGAAGAAGACGCGGAGATCCACACATGA